One Solanum pennellii chromosome 9, SPENNV200 DNA segment encodes these proteins:
- the LOC107030884 gene encoding uncharacterized protein LOC107030884 — protein sequence MKKSKKICVTLASTSKKIVDSDDDFEDLPPQFQSKSLKNKDGLEKKRPVNDGKTRNRLPKSVILPESRYPDRKFWKHPDVVYISSRWSCYTNHSVIEQIKLSLSDKQLEMFRNTCFGYFLDLPKSSTQLQLIHCLINRELKHTPDDVFAIEINNKKLFFGLREFGIVTGLNCVGDGTSINVPNSRCSLMSSYFPEKITVPKSHLRALFLAKKFIDDDSAVSLAVLYFINDFLFSYEDNEYQISNRDFYLVESGKFNSYPWGLDVYKKLSDSVRHELKSTHKYYRIGGLPLALQIWIFECCSKVDEDIAIRVADSIPRILNWKTIAESPWLKYIEKCLFMPTKNKFENIVASEDEVSKFRLPETRDYHAEILKLEPKGSSHGLDILTNEVIELRKELVKVNENNKALEEKIDLGFNQIKEFVVNSNKQLLEDISLLFAKSGGSSSVIREVKEPSKKHAGETFSGGLDFNGAFSPRVNAAVNESRGNDAHVMGSNQNEESQVLKATVRFADVENFERVSSKIDEDVAGIAIEKVLSEVVADINVQEAADVNTVGAKPDDATEDCQKPLHTFDDFILLDKDLSQINRTEESYLKKRAQVDQNKKKVSPKKRGRKKNPGKLITSPFTQHFESGGTLCVTRQVFETKHPFLYASGGDDESDLIDSFTKWLYTGIKKRGKKPYTDALNVINPAFELGICTVDERLWFFKLAHSGQQWCDEHIDVIFYYLRKKGKYETNSNVRFTTTDCVFKTKITNSFFKLCDAHEDKKNFKVLDSDDIARYISGRRLLASTSWDKVDFVLIPLNIKENRHWIFVVFDIGQRSLEVYDSFPARGGVNLEVKNIVEMLSVVLPYYLSVVKFYDKRPELKSTPKYSEINEFEKIEFHFITKDVPRQNEDSLDCGVFVAAFAEFVSNGQHILNQQVKADIVRKRFGAILWEYARRKQASDLQSEDERPVR from the exons ATGAAGAAATcgaaaaaaatatgtgttactTTGGCATCTACATCGAAGAAAATCGTTGACAGTGATGATGATTTTGAGGATTTACCTCCTCAATTTCAGTCAAAAAgcttgaaaaataaagatggattGGAGAAGAAAAGGCCGGTGAATGATGGAAAAACACGAAATCGTTTACCCAAAAGTGTCATTCTACCAGAGAGTAGATATCCG GATCGTAAATTCTGGAAACATCCTGATGTTGTGTATATTTCGAGTAGGTGGTCATGTTACACTAATCATAGTGTCATTGAACAAATCAAACTATCTTTATCTGATAAACAACTTGAGATGTTTAGGAATACATGTTTTGGGTACTTTCTTGACCTTCCAAAATCGAGCACACAACTACAACTTATTCATTGTCTTATAAATAGAGAGTTAAAACACACACCGGATGATGTGTTTGCtattgaaataaataacaaaaagttattttttggtCTTAGAGAATTTGGGATAGTTACGGGCTTAAATTGTGTTGGTGATGGCACATCTATCAATGTTCCCAATTCTAGATGTAGTTTGATGAGTAGTTATTTTCCGGAAAAAATCACAGTTCCAAAGAGTCATCTACGTGCACTGTTTTTAGCTAAAAAATTCATAGATGATGACTCGGCTGTTTCATTGGCTGTTCTATActtcattaatgattttttattttcatatgagGACAACGAATACCAAATTAGCAATAGAGATTTTTACCTTGTGGAAAGTGGAAAATTCAATTCATATCCGTGGGGTTTAGATGTCTACAAAAAGTTGTCTGATTCTGTGAGGCATGAGCTTAAGTCAACACATAAGTACTATAGAATTGGTGGCTTGCCTCTTGCTCTTCAAATTTGGATATTTGAGTGTTGttcaaaggttgatgaagatATAGCTATTCGTGTTGCTGATTCTATTCCAAGAATCTTGAATTGGAAGACAATTGCAGAAAGTCCATGGTTAAAATATATTGAGAAATGTCTCTTCATGCCTACAAAAAACAAG TTTGAGAACATAGTGGCCAGTGAAGATGAAGTATCCAAATTCAGGCTTCCTGAAACTCGTGATTACCAtgctgaaattttgaaattggagCCTAAAGGATCAAGTCATGGTCTAGACATTTTGACCAATGAAGTCATAGAATTGAGAAAAGAGCTTGTAAAA gtgaatgaaaataacaaagCGCTTGAAGAGAAGATTGATTTAGGATTCAATCAAATCAAAGAATTTGTGGTGAACTCAAACAAACAATTATTGGAGGATATTTCTTTGCTGTTTGCTAAGAGTGGTGGTAGCAGCTCTGTTATTCGAGAAGTCAAGGAACCATCTAAGAAGCATGCTGGCGAGACATTTTCAGGTGGATTAGATTTTAATGGAG CATTTTCTCCCCGTGTTAATGCAGCTGTAAATGAATCGAGAGGGAACGATGCTCATGTTATGGGATCAAATCAAAATGAAGAATCTCAAGTGCTTAAAGCTACAGTTAGATTTGCTgatgttgaaaattttgaaagagtATCAAGTAAAATAG ATGAAGATGTTGCAGGAATTGCTATTGAAAAAGTTCTGTCAGAGGTTGTTGCTGATATAAATG TCCAAGAGGCTGCTGATGTGAATACAGTTGGGGCGAAACCTGATG ATGCAACAGAGGATTGTCAAAAACCTTTGCATACTTTTGATGactttattttacttgataAAGATCTTTCTCAGATCAATAGGACTGAAGAATCTTATCTAAAAAAAAGAGCTCAAGTTgatcaaaacaaaaagaaagtgtCACCGAAGAAACGTGGCAGAAAGAAAAATCCAGGAAAGTTAATAACATCTCCCTTCACACAACATTTTGAATCTGGAGGAACTTTATGTGTTACACGTCAGGTTTTTGAGACAAAACATCCTTTTTTATATGCAAGCGGAGGAGATGATGAATCTGATTTGATCGATTCATTCACTAAGTGGCTTTATACGGGTATAAAAAAGAg GGGAAAGAAACCTTATACAGATGCTCTTAATGTTATCAATCCAGCATTTGAATTGGGTATCTGTACGGTAGATGAAAGACTCTGGTTTTTCAAATTGGCACATTCTGGACAACAatggtgtgatgag caTATTGATGTCATTTTCTATTACctaagaaagaaaggaaaatatgaaaCCAACAGTAATGTTCGTTTTACGACGACTGATTGTGTTTTCAAGACAAAGATTACCAATTCTTTCTTTAAACTTTGTGATGCTCATGAGgataagaaaaattttaaagttttagaTTCTGATGATATTGCCCGGTATATCAGTGGACGTCGTTTGTTGGCAAGTACCTCGTGGGATAAAGTGGATTTTGTTCTTATTCCACTAAACATTAAAGAGAATCGTCACTGGATTTTTGTGGTGTTTGATATTGGGCAAAGGTCATTGGAGGTGTATGATTCATTTCCGGCTAGGGGTGGGGTGAATTTAGaggtaaaaaatattgttgagaTGCTTTCGGTTGTTTTACCATATTATCTAAGTGTGGTTAAGTTCTATGATAAGCGTCCTGAATTGAAGTCAACACCAAAATACAGTGAGATAAATGAGTTCGAGAAAATTGAGTTTCATTTCATAACTAAAGATGTTCCCAGACAAAATGAGGATTCGCT GGATTGTGGAGTTTTCGTTGCTGCATTTGCGGAGTTTGTAAGTAATGGCCAACATATTCTAAATCAACAAGTAAAGGCAGACATTGTCCGAAAGAGATTTGGAGCTATATTATGGGAATATGCAAGAAGGAAGCAAGCGAGTGACCTTCAAAGTGAAGACGAAAGACCAGTTAGATAA
- the LOC107030910 gene encoding uncharacterized protein LOC107030910, with protein sequence MTNIAVMLYFNGRWDPSNKYINYLADGVLIHTESTFATLVSVIATQLSIDTSTSKVEIRYKIDERSPPIQIHNDMGVKVYLETKKEHRDMTRYPLCVTTTEPVNLETNAALIPLLCSDTSGDMRVIHNSYFSNTFNGIDEAIGLIGFGSCEEVDELEELAPGIIINPNHSLFEKDQVYKNKYVLTSALKRHSILNHFQFKTTRSSAISYSIQCLGESCSWSLRASSLNKSEMFKIREFESEHTCLLLHNSLSERLATKSVVGSIIVGKYAEPDANYTPKDIQRDMLAEYGVRLTYMQAWRAKEAALELIRGDPIQSYAKLPSYFHILEATYPGSHIRFHKSEDDRFLYAFVALFTSIKGWEYCRPIVVVDGTFLKGAYKGTLLTANTLDAAGSILPLAYAIVDSENDSSWRWFFEQFRDAFGQRPEMCIVSDRHASIIKAVSTVYDEVPHFACMWHLLQNIMKNFRRSQQRVTELFYSMAKTYTMTEFNQCMTMVEKIDKRIKDYLLNIGYNKWSRVHAEVNRTWMMTSNIAESVNSRTRHAKVLTVLQLLEFMRQLVQKWNNNNRSKATFSGFHLGKKYENILRRNKTASEKLKVVETNKYVYTVLDGITQFTVCLHQRTCTCGRFQLDELPCPHALAVLTIKHTGYEKYCSAYYTRKNLLLTYQFQMDPLPNESTWNTPTHVLEDIVLPPHGKRPPGRPKNKRHTQLREDGFKKAKITCSNCGQHDHNRKTCKNVRPYDQE encoded by the exons ATGACTAATATAGCGGTGATGCTTTACTTCAATGGACGATGGGATCCTAGCAACAAATATATTAACTACTTGGCAGATGGTGTGTTGATACACACAGAGTCAACGTTTGCCACCCTCGTTTCTGTAATTGCTACTCAATTGTCAATAGACACATCAACAAGTAAAGTTGAAATCAGATATAAAATTGATGAAAGGTCTCCTCCAattcaaattcataatgatATGGGGGTAAAGGTATATCTTGAAACTAAAAAGGAACATCGAGATATGACAAGATACCCTTTATGTGTCACAACAACTGAACCAGTCAACTTGGAGACTAATGCTGCACTCATTCCACTTTTGTGTTCAGACACTTCAGGAGATATGAGGGTTATACACAATTCATACTTCTCTAATACATTTAATGGTATTGATGAAGCAATAGGGTTAATTGGATTCGGATCATGTGAGGAAGTTGATGAGCTAGAAGAATTAGCACCAGGCATCATTATTAATCCCAATCACTCTTTATTTGAAAAAGATCAGGTGTATAAGAATAAATATGTCCTCACTAGTGCACTAAAAAGACATTCCATTCTTAATCATTTTCAATTCAAGACAACAAGATCAAGCGCAATAAG CTATTCGATACAGTGCCTAGGAGAAAGCTGCAGTTGGAGTTTACGAGCTTCAAGCTTGAACAAATCTGAAATGTTCAAGATTAGAGAATTTGAAAGCGAACACACTTGTTTGTTGCTACATAATTCATTATCGGAAAGGCTAGCAACTAAGAGTGTTGTTGGGAGTATTATTGTGGGTAAATATGCTGAACCAGATGCTAATTACACACCAAAAGACATACAACGTGACATGTTAGCTGAATATGGTGTGCGACTCACATATATGCAAGCTTGGAGAGCTAAAGAAGCAGCTCTTGAATTAATCCGGGGTGATCCAATTCAATCATATGCAAAGTTGCCAAGCTACTTTCACATACTAGAGGCGACTTACCCTGGTTCTCATATAAGATTTCACAAATCAGAGGATGACCGTTTTTTATATGCGTTTGTAGCTTTGTTCACCTCGATAAAAGGATGGGAATATTGTAGACCAATTGTAGTTGTTGATGGAACTTTCTTAAAAGGAGCATACAAAGGGACACTGCTAACCGCTAATACCTTAGATGCAGCAG GGAGTATATTGCCACTTGCTTATGCTATTGTCGATTCAGAGAATGATTCATCTTGGAGGTGGTTTTTTGAGCAATTCAGAGATGCATTTGGTCAAAGACCAGAGATGTGTATCGTTTCCGATAGGCATGCAAGCATTATTAAGGCAGTTTCAACAGTTTATGATGAAGTACCTCATTTTGCATGTATGTGGCACTTACtgcaaaacataatgaaaaatttCAGAAGAAGTCAACAAAGGGTCACTGAGTTGTTCTACTCTATGGCAAAAACATACACCATGACAGAATTTAATCAATGTATGACAATGGTTGAGAAGATAGATAAGAGGATCAAAGATTACTTGTTGAACATTGGATACAACAAATGGTCGCGTGTGCATGCTGAAGTAAACAGAACTTGGATGATGACATCAAATATAGCAGAATCAGTCAATTCACGAACAAGACATGCCAAAGTTCTTACAGTCTTGCAACTCTTGGAATTCATGAGACAACTTGTACAGAAATGGAATAACAATAACAGATCAAAGGCGACATTTTCAGGTTTTCACCTTGgaaaaaagtatgaaaatatattGCGGCGCAATAAAACTGCATCAGAGAAATTAAAG gTTGTAGAGACAAATAAATATGTGTATACCGTACTTGATGGTATTACACAATTCACAGTATGTCTTCACCAACGTACATGCACATGTGGGAGATTTCAATTGGATGAGTTACCATGTCCACATGCTTTGGCCGTTTTAACAATAAAACACACTGGTTATGAGAAATATTGTTCGGCTtactatacaagaaaaaatttattgttGACATATCAATTTCAAATGGATCCCCTGCCAAATGAAAGTACATGGAACACACCAACACATGTTCTTGAAGATATTGTACTTCCACCTCATGGAAAGAGACCTCCGGGAAggccaaaaaataaaagacatactCAACTGAGAGAAGATGGATTCAAGAAGGCGAAAATTACATGCAGCAATTGTGGACAACATGATCACAACAGGAAGACTTGCAAAAATGTCAGGccttatgatcaagaataa